A portion of the Paenibacillus sp. PvR098 genome contains these proteins:
- a CDS encoding Wzz/FepE/Etk N-terminal domain-containing protein, translating to MESEFKELDLKEYFNIIKKRVWMLAVIVLVSCITTGIVSYYYIKPVYSASTKLIVNKSSEISGIETLSSDLLRSNLMLVNTYKEIMKTPAILDHVVTDYPDLEITTEQLIDKIRVSSVNDTQVITLSAEDYSHAKAVMIVNAVSEVFKNQIPQIMKVDNVMILNEAKHLDHPVPVKPKPELNLAISFVVSLMVAMGLIFLLEYLDDTIKTEADVQNYLQLPVLVTINKMQKEELTNNKMDQPQNQQVGDKSYANLS from the coding sequence ATGGAATCAGAATTTAAAGAACTAGATCTCAAAGAATATTTCAATATCATCAAAAAGCGGGTCTGGATGTTAGCTGTTATCGTTCTTGTATCCTGCATCACAACGGGTATCGTCAGTTATTACTATATCAAGCCCGTTTATTCGGCCAGCACGAAGCTGATCGTTAATAAATCGAGTGAAATCAGCGGGATTGAAACGTTAAGCTCCGATTTGCTTCGATCCAATTTAATGCTTGTGAACACCTATAAGGAAATCATGAAAACACCGGCTATTTTGGATCATGTGGTAACGGATTATCCGGATTTGGAAATAACCACAGAGCAGCTAATCGATAAGATCCGGGTGAGCTCGGTCAATGATACGCAAGTGATTACGTTAAGCGCAGAAGATTATTCACACGCCAAAGCGGTTATGATCGTCAATGCGGTGTCGGAGGTATTCAAGAACCAAATCCCGCAAATCATGAAGGTGGATAACGTCATGATTTTGAACGAAGCGAAGCACCTTGATCATCCGGTGCCCGTGAAGCCTAAACCGGAACTTAACTTGGCCATCTCCTTCGTGGTTTCGTTGATGGTAGCTATGGGTCTCATCTTTTTGTTGGAATATCTGGACGACACGATCAAGACGGAGGCGGACGTTCAGAATTACCTGCAGCTGCCTGTGCTGGTCACAATCAATAAAATGCAGAAGGAAGAGCTAACAAACAATAAAATGGATCAACCTCAAAACCAGCAAGTAGGTGATAAATCTTATGCCAACCTCAGCTAG
- a CDS encoding CpsD/CapB family tyrosine-protein kinase, translating to MPTSASRYNIITDLNPKSYISEAYRTLRTNIQFSTFDNHIRSIVVTSSEPSEGKSTTITNLAVAFAQEGKKVVLIDADLRKPTLHHYFMKSNRIGLSNLLAGQYTIQQAISDTHIENLSLISSGPVPPNPAEMLNSKRMEQQLQELKETYDIILMDTPPTLAVTDAQVLSAKCDGVVFVLNSGKVKRDTARKAMERLQHVNAKILGVVLNNKERNKNEGSYYYYYGSSEKE from the coding sequence ATGCCAACCTCAGCTAGCAGGTACAACATCATTACCGACCTGAACCCGAAATCCTATATATCTGAAGCTTACAGAACGTTAAGAACCAATATTCAGTTCTCTACCTTTGACAACCATATTCGAAGTATTGTCGTAACATCGTCGGAACCGTCTGAGGGCAAGTCGACGACCATCACGAATTTGGCTGTCGCTTTCGCCCAGGAAGGCAAGAAAGTTGTCCTTATTGATGCCGACCTTCGTAAACCGACGCTGCATCATTATTTTATGAAGTCCAATCGCATTGGGTTATCTAATTTATTGGCAGGTCAGTACACTATACAACAAGCGATCAGTGATACACATATTGAGAATCTGTCGCTAATCAGTTCAGGTCCTGTACCGCCTAATCCGGCGGAAATGCTGAATTCCAAACGGATGGAGCAGCAGCTGCAGGAGCTGAAAGAAACATACGATATTATCCTCATGGATACGCCGCCCACTCTTGCGGTGACGGACGCTCAGGTGCTATCGGCCAAATGTGACGGTGTAGTATTCGTACTCAACAGCGGGAAAGTGAAACGGGACACGGCTCGTAAAGCAATGGAACGTCTGCAGCATGTGAATGCGAAGATATTGGGTGTCGTATTGAACAATAAGGAACGTAACAAGAATGAAGGCTCTTATTATTACTACTATGGTTCGAGCGAGAAAGAGTAA
- a CDS encoding helix-turn-helix transcriptional regulator — translation MKYGERIASLREKHAMTQEELSNKLGITRASLSHYENNRRAPDYDTITKIAGFFRVSIDFLLGRTDDPYIVLDEEVREFVDSLELSDNNILDKFALTIDGKKLTAEEAKRFIAFVRAERSINN, via the coding sequence ATGAAGTATGGGGAGCGCATTGCTTCACTTAGAGAAAAACATGCGATGACACAAGAGGAACTATCTAATAAACTTGGAATCACTCGCGCTTCTCTATCCCACTACGAGAACAACAGAAGAGCACCGGACTATGATACCATCACCAAAATTGCCGGTTTTTTCAGAGTGTCTATTGACTTTTTGTTAGGAAGAACGGACGATCCTTATATTGTTCTCGATGAAGAAGTTAGAGAATTTGTGGACAGTCTGGAGTTATCCGACAATAATATTTTAGATAAATTTGCGCTCACCATTGACGGCAAAAAGCTAACCGCAGAAGAAGCCAAACGATTCATCGCTTTTGTCCGTGCTGAACGCTCCATTAACAACTAG
- a CDS encoding helix-turn-helix domain-containing protein has protein sequence MIGKRIKLYRQKKRLSLSELAKRAGVAKSYLSSIERNIQKNPSVDFLNKIADVLGVKIEALIKDEASVELTPSDKDWLQFSSEAKNMGVSVEMVRKFLELYSDNVKKY, from the coding sequence ATGATTGGAAAACGAATCAAGCTATATAGACAAAAAAAGCGTCTTTCCCTTTCGGAGCTGGCCAAACGTGCAGGTGTAGCGAAGTCTTACCTAAGCTCAATTGAACGAAATATACAGAAGAATCCTTCTGTTGATTTTTTGAATAAAATTGCCGATGTGCTTGGCGTTAAGATAGAAGCCCTGATTAAGGATGAAGCATCGGTGGAGCTAACGCCATCAGATAAAGACTGGTTGCAATTTTCGAGCGAAGCCAAAAATATGGGAGTCAGTGTAGAGATGGTTCGTAAATTTTTGGAGCTGTATAGCGATAATGTGAAGAAGTATTGA